The following proteins come from a genomic window of Salminus brasiliensis chromosome 15, fSalBra1.hap2, whole genome shotgun sequence:
- the retsatl gene encoding inactive all-trans-retinol 13,14-reductase, which produces MWFLLFLEWLVDWARGTYWYLFGKRSPLCKESFSPPGQQDFDQDARDKVLGQEFSKSKVASDLDVVVIGSGIGGLTVAAVLAKLGKKVLVLEQHEKPGGFCQSFTEKGFQFDMAFHYIGQLHEHSLLKIAFDQITDGQLQFAELDPHSDTVVIGKGADCKQYTIYTGKRKMEAHLKKHFPNDTRAIEEFFKIMKVCSKKIHLLCDLKLVPLWFARFILWSGIADLISPIFKYSRISTTEMLSSLTNNKDLSTVLTHFLHGVPPKNASCMINALLFHHYKRGAYYPKGGAGEIPYHIVQVIEKHGGKVLVKAPVSQILVNETGAAYGVTVKQSGEQINVHAPVIISSAGVFTTFQDLLPPEIRVKPEIKSCLNGLKISKASFQVFAGFDATQEELDVTSTNMWLFQNNDLDAMLEAYFLLNKEEAPENVPMMFISFPSAKDPCSKQRFPGKSCMVIHTIVRYEWFEQWKDLPVESLDPYERYKMRFANHLFDWACVHFPKLKAKLAVLHAVGPINAHGMGAPAGSILSAEHNLERYQPLNMAQTRCSTPIENLYLSGQDVFSTGYSGALHGGLLCASTVLGHVVYIDLLLLQKKLKQKAAKKLD; this is translated from the exons ATGTGGTTCCTGCTGTTTTTGGAGTGGTTGGTGGACTGGGCCCGAGGGACGTACTGGTATCTGTTTGGTAAAAGAAGTCCTCTCTGTAAGGAGTCGTTTAGCCCTCCAGGCCAGCAGGACTTCGACCAGGATGCGAGAGACAaggtgttggggcaag AGTTCAGCAAGAGCAAAGTAGCATCAGACCTGGATGTGGTTGTGATTGGCAGTGGTATTGGTGGACTTACTGTTGCTGCAGTGCTGGCAAAACTGGGAAAGAAGGTTCTTGTTCTGGAGCAACATGAAAAGCCTGGAGGCTTTTGCCAGTCCTTCACTGAAAAAGGCTTTCAATTTGACATGG CCTTCCACTACATTGGTCAGCTCCATGAGCACAGTCTTCTGAAGATTGCTTTTGATCAGATAACTGATGGTCAGCTGCAGTTTGCTGAACTAGACCCTCACTCCGACACTGTGGTTATTGGAAAGGGGGCGGATTGCAAGCAGTACACCATCTACACAGGCAAGCGGAAGATGGAGGCCCATCTTAAAAAGCACTTCCCCAATGACACTCGGGCAATTGAGGAGTTCTTCAAAATAATGAAG GTCTGCTCCAAAAAGATTCATCTGTTGTGTGACCTGAAGCTGGTCCCGCTCTGGTTTGCTCGCTTCATTCTGTGGAGTGGCATTGCTGACTTGATCTCTCCAATATTCAAGTACTCTCGCATCAGCACCACAGAAATGCTCAGCTCCCTTACCAACAACAAGGACCTGTCGACAGTTCTTACACACTTCCTTCATG GAGTTCCACCCAAGAATGCCAGCTGCATGATCAACGCATTGCTCTTCCATCACTACAAGCGTGGTGCATACTACCCAAAAGGGGGTGCTGGTGAAATCCCTTATCACATTGTTCAGGTCATTGAAAAGCATGGAGGAAAAGTGCTGGTCAAGGCcccagtgtctcagattctggTTAATGAAACTGGTGCTGCATATG GTGTGACCGTGAAGCAGTCTGGTGAGCAGATTAACGTTCACGCTCCGGTCATCATTTCAAGTGCTGGTGTGTTCACCACCTTTCAGGACCTCTTGCCCCCGGAGATCCGGGTCAAGCCAG AGATTAAGAGTTGCCTGAATGGTTTAAAAATCAGCAAAGCCTCCTTCCAGGTGTTTGCAGGCTTTGATGCCACTCAAGAGGAGCTGGACGTTACATCAACTAACATGTGGCTCTTCCAGAATAATGATCTTGATGCTAT GTTGGAGGCATATTTCCTCTTAAATAAAGAGGAGGCACCTGAGAACGTCCCCATGATGTTTATATCATTCCCTTCTGCAAAAGATCCCTGCTCCAAGCAACGCTTCCCAG GTAAGTCATGCATGGTGATTCATACCATTGTAAGATACGAGTGGTTTGAACAATGGAAGGACCTGCCTGTGGAAAGCCTGGATCCGTATGAACGTTACAAGATGAGATTTGCCAACCATCTCTTTGACTGGGCTTGTGTCCACTTCCCTAAGCTGAAGGCAAAG CTCGCAGTGCTGCATGCAGTCGGACCAATCAATGCCCATGGGATGGGAGCCCCAGCAGGCTCAATTCTGTCTGCTGAGCACAATCTGGAGCGGTACCAACCTTTGAACATGGCACAGACCAGGTGTTCTACACCCATTGAGAACCTCTACCTTTCAG GTCAGGATGTGTTCAGCACCGGCTATTCTGGAGCATTACATGGTGGACTTCTCTGTGCCTCCACTGTTTTGGGGCATGTTGTGTACATTGACCTCCTTCTacttcagaagaaactgaaGCAGAAAGCAGCCAAGAAACTAGACTAA
- the LOC140535652 gene encoding uncharacterized protein CXorf38 homolog isoform X2 yields the protein MVHEELFARLNEAGYKNWLKAGYCLLKVRDGLCGYAHSEMRSFHRAVVRSNNVLAGQRCRSDCRPRGNQFQSACSLCNEWRREILRHHTKPSGIINWGNCRPRLWPTEPWELAKAFMPRGLADVNRAEQCDAAALLNLLHFCDHFSFINQSLVTEVIRCRNELMHSCEMLVSDQWMAHFQKSLQQLLLQLCHVPEVVAAGQQIQEMLSVDLSVHVPGVECVDGAETDGEITDDMGIESISQWETELLKESLKDLLDNDENEGRPVPVDLKKVQTLRGFLSSHKDLEEQFRTEIQSIQVLEEELQGSINKER from the exons ATGGTTCATGAGGAGCTGTTTGCCCGTCTTAACGAAGCAGGGTATAAGAACTGGTTAAAGGCAGGATACTGTCTTCTGAAGGTGAGGGACGGCTTGTGTGGATATGCACACAGCGAAATGCGCTCTTTTCACCGCGCTGTGGTGAGAAGCAACAACGTCCTAGCAGGACAAAGGTGCAGGAGCGACTGCAGACCAAGAGGAAACCAG TTTCAGTCGGCTTGTTCTCTCTGTAATGAGTGGCGGAGGGAAATATTGAGGCACCACACAAAACCATCTGGTATAATTAACTGGGGAAACTGCAGACCCCGGCTGTGGCCCACTGAACCCTGGGAACTGGCCAAG GCTTTCATGCCACGGGGGCTAGCAGACGtaaacagagcagagcagtgtGATGCTGCAGCACTACTCAATCTCCTCCACTTCTGTGACCATTTCAGCTTCATTAACCAGAGCCTTGTTACGGAG GTGATTCGCTGTAGGAATGAACTAATGCATTCATGTGAGATGCTGGTCTCAGATCAGTGGATGGCCCACTTTCAGAAGAGTCTACAGCAGCTGCTACTACAGTTATGCCATGTTCCTGAAGTGGTTGCAGCTGGCCAACAGATCCAGGAG ATGCTGTCAGTTGACCTGTCTGTGCATGTCCCTGGAGTGGAGTGTGTGGATGGAGCAGAAACGGATGGAGAAATAACGGATGATATGGGGATTGAATCCATCAGCCAATGGGAGACAGAACTTCTTAAAGAAAGTCTGAAAGACCTGTTGGACAACGATGAAAATGAGGGGAGACCCGTACCTGTG GATCTGAAGAAAGTTCAGACCCTGCGTGGCTTTTTGAGTTCCCACAAGGACCTGGAGGAGCAGTTCAGGACAGAAATTCAGAGCATTCAGGTGTTGGAGGAAGAGCTCCAGGGTAGCATTAATAAGGAAAGGTGA
- the LOC140535652 gene encoding uncharacterized protein CXorf38 homolog isoform X1, with product MVHEELFARLNEAGYKNWLKAGYCLLKVRDGLCGYAHSEMRSFHRAVVRSNNVLAGQRCRSDCRPRGNQFQSACSLCNEWRREILRHHTKPSGIINWGNCRPRLWPTEPWELAKAFMPRGLADVNRAEQCDAAALLNLLHFCDHFSFINQSLVTECDPVCPSQVIRCRNELMHSCEMLVSDQWMAHFQKSLQQLLLQLCHVPEVVAAGQQIQEMLSVDLSVHVPGVECVDGAETDGEITDDMGIESISQWETELLKESLKDLLDNDENEGRPVPVDLKKVQTLRGFLSSHKDLEEQFRTEIQSIQVLEEELQGSINKER from the exons ATGGTTCATGAGGAGCTGTTTGCCCGTCTTAACGAAGCAGGGTATAAGAACTGGTTAAAGGCAGGATACTGTCTTCTGAAGGTGAGGGACGGCTTGTGTGGATATGCACACAGCGAAATGCGCTCTTTTCACCGCGCTGTGGTGAGAAGCAACAACGTCCTAGCAGGACAAAGGTGCAGGAGCGACTGCAGACCAAGAGGAAACCAG TTTCAGTCGGCTTGTTCTCTCTGTAATGAGTGGCGGAGGGAAATATTGAGGCACCACACAAAACCATCTGGTATAATTAACTGGGGAAACTGCAGACCCCGGCTGTGGCCCACTGAACCCTGGGAACTGGCCAAG GCTTTCATGCCACGGGGGCTAGCAGACGtaaacagagcagagcagtgtGATGCTGCAGCACTACTCAATCTCCTCCACTTCTGTGACCATTTCAGCTTCATTAACCAGAGCCTTGTTACGGAG TGTGATCCAGTTTGTCCCTCACAGGTGATTCGCTGTAGGAATGAACTAATGCATTCATGTGAGATGCTGGTCTCAGATCAGTGGATGGCCCACTTTCAGAAGAGTCTACAGCAGCTGCTACTACAGTTATGCCATGTTCCTGAAGTGGTTGCAGCTGGCCAACAGATCCAGGAG ATGCTGTCAGTTGACCTGTCTGTGCATGTCCCTGGAGTGGAGTGTGTGGATGGAGCAGAAACGGATGGAGAAATAACGGATGATATGGGGATTGAATCCATCAGCCAATGGGAGACAGAACTTCTTAAAGAAAGTCTGAAAGACCTGTTGGACAACGATGAAAATGAGGGGAGACCCGTACCTGTG GATCTGAAGAAAGTTCAGACCCTGCGTGGCTTTTTGAGTTCCCACAAGGACCTGGAGGAGCAGTTCAGGACAGAAATTCAGAGCATTCAGGTGTTGGAGGAAGAGCTCCAGGGTAGCATTAATAAGGAAAGGTGA
- the LOC140535505 gene encoding protocadherin-8-like: protein MLVSFSLVVVFGVWAARGTTTKYYTYEEDAPGTFIGNLSMDLNIDPSEDPNTSFRFMQEGNSSLIHMRKSDGVLTVAERIDRESLCQRAPQCLITSDVVVFSKEKFNLIHIEIHVRDINDHAPVFQRNETHLEISEDVAVGARFPLEVASDSDVGSNYIQSYQLLHNGHFGIDVRSGEDGVKVAQLVLVKELDRELEDSYTLQVTASDGGSPPKSGSVTVHVKVLDSNDNSPQFEHSTLKVELHEDAPVGFLLLRVQAVDPDHGVNGEVRYDFADGVSEEIRSTFDVDPVSGALTVKSMVDFEARRSYELNIQAYDLGVNSVPSTCTITVDVVDVNDNAPEIKIKPMTSTSQEMAYITEAAAVESFVALISTTDRDSGANGYVRVSLHGHEHFRLQQAYGDTFMIVTTSALDREKIPEYNLTIVAEDLGSPPFKTFMQYTIRVADENDNPPQFSKPIYEISVMENKAPGSYIASLVARDPDDAANAKVTYKLIENEVDGVLMSSFLSVDSASGTLYAVRSLDYEYVKQIEVVIQATDGGSPPLSSTALVRVRVVDENDNAPFITHPILINSSADVPLPYNAPAGYIGLRVKARDMDDGMNAELSYAIVEDKQSLFSMNKNSGEVVLKHGLTFEYGDVLEITVVASDHGRTPLSCTATVRFVVSDVQPLEEQVVVVLEASEEQAESDFDASLIIIVLLAVGCATLLVAIVAVALSRRNVPRDCTISKLERGTTGNFKKSPLPSHSIDSSDSASFSGGSSTITEHISTSQDESSYSYDEEHSRDSDNKVFRPLFNKTNFEPVAIWQGDRYTLQMSGIRSTDQTSVKDSGKGDSDFNDSDSDASGEASRKMTGLSHQRAGSSFHTGPMEVACRTREIPTYTSSTHLGNGGYSIAYRTPAYGHHPAATHHPSWREYSYSTILPQASEQPPAPMCHRIGTLPSQLYYYQQNKLAQINRQVTSTTELMTDSIATPVTYF from the exons ATGTTAGTAAGTTTTAGCTTAGTTGTGGTCTTCGGAGTTTGGGCGGCGCGAGGAACAACCACAAAGTACTACACCTACGAGGAGGACGCGCCAGGAACCTTCATCGGTAATCTTTCCATGGATCTGAACATCGACCCGTCCGAAGACCCGAACACGAGCTTCCGCTTCATGCAAGAGGGCAATTCGTCTCTGATTCACATGCGAAAGAGCGACGGGGTCCTCACGGTGGCGGAGCGCATCGACCGCGAGAGCCTGTGCCAGCGCGCGCCGCAGTGCCTAATCACTTCCGACGTGGTGGTGTTTTCCAAGGAGAAGTTCAACCTGATCCACATCGAGATCCACGTGCGAGACATCAACGACCACGCGCCTGTCTTTCAGCGCAACGAGACGCACCTCGAGATCTCCGAGGACGTGGCCGTGGGCGCTCGCTTTCCCCTAGAGGTGGCCAGCGATTCGGACGTGGGCAGCAACTACATCCAGAGTTATCAGCTCCTTCACAACGGTCACTTCGGCATAGATGTGAGAAGCGGAGAAGACGGCGTGAAGGTTGCGCAACTTGTGCTGGTCAAAGAGCTGGACAGGGAGCTCGAGGATTCCTACACGCTTCAGGTGACGGCGAGCGACGGTGGGAGCCCACCCAAGTCTGGATCCGTGACGGTGCACGTCAAAGTTTTGGACTCCAATGATAACAGCCCCCAGTTCGAGCACAGCACCCTTAAAGTCGAGCTCCACGAGGACGCGCCGGTGGGGTTCCTTCTGCTCAGGGTGCAGGCGGTCGACCCGGACCACGGCGTGAACGGGGAGGTGCGCTACGACTTCGCGGATGGTGTGTCCGAGGAGATCAGGAGCACCTTCGACGTGGACCCGGTCAGCGGGGCGCTCACCGTGAAGTCCATGGTGGACTTCGAGGCCAGACGGTCCTACGAGCTGAACATTCAGGCGTACGACCTGGGGGTGAACTCCGTGCCGTCGACCTGCACCATCACCGTAGACGTCGTGGACGTGAACGACAACGCGCCGGAGATCAAGATCAAGCCGATGACGTCGACGAGCCAAGAGATGGCCTACATCACTGAGGCGGCGGCGGTGGAGAGCTTCGTGGCACTcatcagcaccacggacagagACTCGGGTGCCAACGGCTACGTGCGCGTGAGTCTACACGGGCACGAGCACTTCAGACTGCAGCAGGCCTACGGCGACACTTTTATGATCGTCACGACCTCAGCTTTGGACAGAGAGAAGATCCCTGAGTACAATCTCACCATAGTGGCCGAAGATCTCGGTTCCCCACCATTCAAGACCTTTATGCAGTACACCATCAGAGTTGCTGATGAGAATGACAACCCCCCACAGTTCAGCAAGCCCATCTATGAGATCTCTGTGATGGAAAACAAAGCACCTGGCTCCTACATTGCTTCTCTAGTGGCTCGTGACCCTGATGACGCAGCCAATGCCAAGGTCACCTATAAGCTGATTGAAAACGAAGTGGACGGAGTGCTGATGAGTTCTTTCCTCTCAGTAGACTCCGCCTCTGGCACTCTCTATGCTGTGAGGTCTCTGGACTATGAGTATGTAAAGCAAATTGAGGTGGTCATTCAAGCCACAGATGGAGGCTCCCCTCCGCTATCAAGCACAGCCCTGGTCAGGGTCAGAGTGGTGGACGAGAACGACAATGCGCCTTTTATCACCCACCCCATTCTCATCAACAGCTCAGCAGATGTGCCTCTTCCTTACAATGCGCCAGCTGGTTACATTGGCCTGAGGGTCAAAGCTCGCGACATGGACGACGGGATGAACGCCGAGCTGTCCTACGCCATTGTGGAGGACAAGCAATCTCTGTTCTCCATGAACAAAAACTCTGGCGAGGTTGTGCTGAAGCACGGCCTGACGTTTGAGTATGGGGATGTGCTGGAGATCACAGTGGTGGCAAGCGACCATGGTCGGACGCCTCTGTCTTGCACGGCCACCGTCCGCTTTGTGGTGTCAGATGTCCAGCCCTTGGAGGAGCAAGTGGTGGTCGTTCTTGAAGCAAGTGAAGAACAGGCAGAGTCAGACTTCGATGCTTCCCTCATCATCATTGTGCTCCTGGCCGTTGGGTGCGCCACGCTGCTGGTTGCCATTGTGGCGGTGGCCTTGTCGCGGAGAAATGTCCCAAGGGACTGCACCATCAGCAAACTGGAGCGTGGTACCACAGGAAACTTCAAAAAGTCTCCACTGCCATCGCATAGCATTGACTCGTCAGACTCCGCCAGCTTCTCTGGAGGCAGCAGCACCATCACAGAGCACATTTCCACCTCACAGGATGAGTCGTCTTACTCTTATGACGAGGAGCACAGCAGAGATTCTGACAATAAG gtGTTTCGACCTCTCTTCAACAAGACCAATTTTGAGCCGGTTGCCATTTGGCAAGGAGACAGATACACTCTTCAGATGAG TGGGATTAGGTCCACTGACCAAACCAGTGTGAAAGACAGCGGGAAAGGAGACAGTGACTTCAATGACAGCGATTCTGACGCCAGTGGAGAAGCCAGTCGAAAAATGACCGGCCTCAGCCATCAGCGAGCTGGCA GTTCATTTCACACTGGACCAATGGAAGTAGCCTGCAGAACCAGAGAGATCCCAACATACACCAGCAGCACTCACCTGGGCAATGGTGGGTACAGTATAGCATACCGGACACCAGCCTATGGCCACCACCCAGCTGCCACCCATCACCCTTCCTGGAGGGAGTACAGCTATAGCACAATCCTTCCGCAAGCCTCTGAGCAGCCGCCAGCACCCATGTGTCATAGGATAGGGACCCTCCCTTCCCAGCTCTATTATTACCAGCAAAATAAGCTGGCTCAGATAAACAGACAAGTCACATCAACCACAGAACTGATGACAGACTCGATTGCCACACCTGTGACATACTTTTAA